Proteins encoded within one genomic window of Lampris incognitus isolate fLamInc1 chromosome 1, fLamInc1.hap2, whole genome shotgun sequence:
- the cds1 gene encoding phosphatidate cytidylyltransferase 1, translating into MTELRKRGGGGDPDGAENISDKEADGEDRLGLSGEAEGEADIDSKAETPDLPPSTDTDNTPQCLNKALEGLPPRYFLICVNYFFYGETVADYFGALVQREEPLQFLARYHRFISFTLYLAGFCMFVLSLVKKHYRLQFYMFAWTHVTLLIVVTQSHLVIQNLFEGMIWFIVPISIVICNDIMAYLFGFFFGRTPLIKLSPKKTWEGFIGGFFSTVVFGFILAYLLSQFQYFVCPVGYNSESNRFTVECEPTEIFVMQEYTLPTVVQNVVRWKTVNLYPFQIHSIFLSAFASLIGPFGGFFASGFKRAFKIKDFANTIPGHGGIMDRFDCQYLMATFTHVYIASFIRGPNPSKVLQQLLVLQPEQQLSIFHTLHSHLRERGMLPPAGAHAE; encoded by the exons GAGGCTGATGGAGAAGACAGGCTGGGTCTGTCcggggaggcagagggagaggctGACATTGACTCTAAAGCAGAAACTCCAGATCTCCCACCCTCAACAGACACAGACAACACTCCACAGTGTCTCAACAAGGCCCTGGAGGGACTGCCCCCCAG GTATTTCCTGATTTGCGTCAACTACTTCTTTTATGGTGAAACGGTGGCAGATTACTTTGGGGCCCTGGTGCAGAGGGAGGAGCCACTACAGTTCCTTGCTCGATACCACCGTTTCATCTCCTTCACTCTGTACCTGGCAG GTTTCTGCATGTTTGTACTGAGTTTAGTGAAGAAACATTATCGCCTGCAGTTTTACATG TTTGCCTGGACCCATGTGACCCTGTTGATTGTGGTAACTCAGTCCCACCTAGTGATTCAGAACCTGTTTGAAGGAATGATCTG GTTTATTGTCCCCATCTCCATAGTGATTTGCAATGACATCATGGCGTACCTGTTCGGCTTCTTCTTTGGACGAACTCCATTGATAAAG CTCTCTCCCAAGAAGACCTGGGAAGGCTTCATTGGAGGTTTCTTTTCCACCGTGGTCTTTGGCTTCATC CTGGCCTACCTGCTATCTCAGTTCCAGTACTTTGTGTGTCCTGTGGGATACAACAGTGAATCCAACAGGTTTACCGTCGAATGTGAGCCCACCGAGATCTTTGTGATGCAGGAGTACACCCTCCCCACTGTGGTCCAGAATGTTGTGAGATGG AAAACAGTCAACCTGTACCCCTTCCAGATCCACAGTATCTTCCTGTCGGCCTTTGCCTCTCTCATCGGACCCTTTGGAGGCTTCTTCGCAAGTGGCTTTAAGAGAGCCTTCAAGATTAAA GACTTTGCGAACACCATCCCTGGTCATGGAGGCATCATGGACCGCTTCGATTGCCAGTACCTGATGGCTACCTTCACACATGTCTACATAGCAAGCTTTATCAG AGGACCCAATCCCAGCAAGGTGCTCCAGCAGCTGCTGGTTCTGCAGCCGGAGCAGCAGCTCAGCATCTTCCACACCCTGCACTCCCACCTGAGAGAGAGGGGcatgctgccccctgctggcgcCCATGCAGAATGA